The genome window TAAGGAGTCTTATAGGAATTGTAATGATTGTAGTGGTCATGCCCCAGGTGGGGCAGAGTCAGATGGTTCTCTAGGGAGGGAATCCCTGTTAGCTCCTCGTCCACGTTTATGATCTCTATGGTCTGAGTGGGGCCGTCGGGATCCTGCAGGTGATGCTGCTTTCGCATCTTATAGAAGATAATGAGCATGACAGCAGCCATGAGTGTGATCGCTACAAAGCAGCCAATAATGATCTTGGTAGTCTTCATGACCTCGTCCAGACCATCGACACTCTCCGCGTCGATGTCTGTCACAGGGATCGTGTAGGCTCTCTCCGTGGCGACTGGAGTCCCCCTGGTTGTGGAGGACGACGCCCAGCTGTTGGCCGGCTGGACGGGGGTCCTGCCCTCTTCAATTGACTCGATTGTTTCGACAGTGACCGTGGTGAAGTAGGTGACGCCACTGTTCTCTATAGACGTCACGTTTAGAAAAGCTGACACAGACGTGTTGCCTGCCATGTTGACAACTATGCACGTATACCTCCCTATGTCCCCCATTGAAACATTGGAAAAGACCAGCGTCCCGTCATTGAGAATGGAGATTCTCGAGAGGACAGCACCAATATTTATCATAGAGCCATTTGGCGTCTGCCAGGTGATTGAGGTCCATGTGTTTGTTCCACATCTGAGTTCTGCAGACATCCCCTCTGTAACGTTAAGGTCTGTGGGTGGCTCTGCTATGATAGGAGCATGACACTGAAAATAGCTCTGGTCAAGGTCTCCGATGTATCGTCCCCTGTAGTTGACCGGTGAGTAGCAGCGGGCGcagcagctaacattagctggaGCCACCTCCTTCAGCCACCAGCTAAGCCATAGTATGTCGCAGTTGCAATTCCAAGGATTGTGGTGTAAGTGCACCCTCTCTAAGCGCTGCAGGGGATTGAAGAGCTCGTGTGGGAGGAGGGTGAGGTTATTGTGGGCCAGGTTGAGCTCGATCAGCGACTGCAGGTCGTCGAAGGAGTTCCTCTCGATGGTCTGGATTTGCGCGTGCATCATCCACAGCCGCTTGAGGTTGGCGAGCCCCCGGAAGGAGCCGGGCTGCAGCACCGAGAGCTGGTTGCCCGAGAGCTCCAGCTCCTCCAGCCTCTCTAGGGGCACGGTGTTGGGGATCTCCTTGAGGTTACACATGCCCAGGTTGAGATAGCGCAGATTGCTCAAGCCTTTGAACGCCGCCTGGGAGACGTAGGAGAGCCGCTTGAGCTCGCCCAGGTCGAGCCGCTGCAGGGACGGGAGGCGGTTGAAGGCGTAGGCATGGATGCTCTCAATGGGGTTGTTCCTCAGCCACAGCTCCTTCAGCTTGGACAGGTACTCGAAGGCTGCATTGGGAATGGTAGTAAGGCGATTG of Alosa alosa isolate M-15738 ecotype Scorff River chromosome 14, AALO_Geno_1.1, whole genome shotgun sequence contains these proteins:
- the lrrc4cb gene encoding leucine-rich repeat-containing protein 4C, with the protein product MLNKMTSYHWNQMMRGPRWKGAVSDPLFVLLLFLQLLVVAGLVRAQTCPSVCSCSNQFSKVICTRRGLRDVPDGVSTNTRYLNLQDNLIQVIKVDSFKHLRHLEVLQLSKNHIRSIEIGAFNGLASLNTLELFDNRLTTIPNAAFEYLSKLKELWLRNNPIESIHAYAFNRLPSLQRLDLGELKRLSYVSQAAFKGLSNLRYLNLGMCNLKEIPNTVPLERLEELELSGNQLSVLQPGSFRGLANLKRLWMMHAQIQTIERNSFDDLQSLIELNLAHNNLTLLPHELFNPLQRLERVHLHHNPWNCNCDILWLSWWLKEVAPANVSCCARCYSPVNYRGRYIGDLDQSYFQCHAPIIAEPPTDLNVTEGMSAELRCGTNTWTSITWQTPNGSMINIGAVLSRISILNDGTLVFSNVSMGDIGRYTCIVVNMAGNTSVSAFLNVTSIENSGVTYFTTVTVETIESIEEGRTPVQPANSWASSSTTRGTPVATERAYTIPVTDIDAESVDGLDEVMKTTKIIIGCFVAITLMAAVMLIIFYKMRKQHHLQDPDGPTQTIEIINVDEELTGIPSLENHLTLPHLGHDHYNHYNSYKTPYNHGPTISSLHTSAHEPLLIQASSKDNVQETQI